The Bombus terrestris chromosome 9, iyBomTerr1.2, whole genome shotgun sequence genome contains a region encoding:
- the LOC105666047 gene encoding eukaryotic translation initiation factor eIF1, with the protein MSIQNLNTFDPFADAIKGSDDDVQDGLVHIRIQQRNGRKTLTTVQGLSSEYDLKKIVRACKKEFACNGTVIEHPEYGEVLQLQGDQRENICQWLTKSGLAKPDQLKVHGF; encoded by the exons ATGTCCATCCAGAATCTTAACACATTcg ACCCCTTTGCAGATGCAATCAAGGGTTCAGATGATGATGTCCAAGACGGTCTCGTGCATATAAGGATCCAGCAACGGAATGGTCGTAAGACCTTAACAACAGTACAAGGACTTTCATCTGAATATGACTTGAAGAAAATAGTGAGAGCATGTAAAAAG GAGTTCGCCTGCAATGGGACAGTAATCGAACACCCGGAGTACGGAGAGGTGTTGCAGCTGCAGGGGGACCAGCGAGAAAATATATGCCAGTGGCTAACAAAGTCAGGTCTGGCCAAACCTGACCAACTTAAAGTCCATGGTTTTTAA